Sequence from the Pseudomonas frederiksbergensis genome:
GAATTCGAAGTGCCGGACAATCTGTCCTTGCCATGTACCTTGCATGCAGCCCTTGAGCGTCTCAAGCGTAGCCACTTGGCGAAGGAACTGTTCGGTACCGAGTTCATCGAAGGCTACATTGCCTCGAAGACCCTGGAACTGACCAGTTTCTTTGACGAAATCACGCCCTGGGAGCGGCGCGTCTTGGCGGCCCAGGCATAACGAACCGTCGCATTCGGGCTATCTTCGAACGATAGCCCTTACTCACCTCAAGGAGCCGCTCGGAACGCCGATGCGCCAAATCTGGAAACCTTTTCGAGCGCTTTATTTCGCCTCGCTGATGATGCTCATCGGCTCGGGCCTCTTGAGTACTTACCTGGCCCTGCGCCTGGCCGCCGACAACGTGGACAGCCTGTGGGTCGGTGCGCTGATGGCCGCGAACTATTTCGGCCTGGTGCTGGGCGGCAAGATCGGCCACCGGCTGATTGCGCGCGTCGGGCATATTCGCGCCTATTCGGCTTGTGCCGGGATTGTCGGCGCGGCGGTCTTGGGCCATGGCCTGGTGGACTGGCTGCCGGCCTGGATCGTGCTGCGGATGATTGTCGGCCTGGGCATGATGTGCCAGTACATGGTCATCGAAAGCTGGCTCAACGAACAGGCCGATGCCAAGCAGCGCGGGGTGGTGTTCAGCGGCTACATGATCGCTTCGTACCTGGGGCTGGTGCTGGGCCAACTGATCCTGGTCATGCATCCGGCCCTGGGGCTGGAATTGCTGATGTTGGTGGCCTTGTGTTTCGCCCTGTGCCTGGTGCCAGTGGCGTTGACCCGGCGGATCCACCCGGCTCCGCTGCATCCGGCCCCCATGGAGCCGCGCTTCTTTATCAAGCGCGTGCCGCAATCGCTGACCACGGTGTTGGGCTCCGGGCTGATCGTTGGCTCTTTCTACGGCCTGGCGCCGCTGTACGCCTCCCAGCAGGGCCTGAGCACCGAGCAGGTCGGCCTGTTCATGGGCAGCTGCATCTTTGCCGGCCTGCTGGTGCAATGGCCGTTGGGCTGGCTGTCGGATCGTTATGATCGAGCCCTGTTGATCCGATGCTTCGCACTGGCCCTGGTGGTGTGTGCATTGCCGCTGGCCATTTTGTCGAAGGTGCCGCTGGAAGTGTTGTTCGTCGCGGGGTTCTGCTGTTCGCTGGTGCAGTTTTGCCTGTACCCATTGGCGGTGGCGTTTTCCAATGACCACGTCGAAGGGGATCGCCGGGTGTCGCTCACCGCGATGCTGCTGGTGACCTACGGCGTTGGCGCGAGTATTGGCCCGTTGGTGGCGGGTGTGCTGATGAAGCTGTTCGGCAGCCAGATGCTCTATGGCTTCTTCGCCTTGTTTGCGTTGGTACTGGTGTGGCGGATCCGGCCGAAAGCGGTCACCAATCTGCACCAGGTCGATGACGCTCCTCTGCACCATGTGGCCATGCCGGACAACATGACCAGCTCACCGCTGGTGGCGTGCCTTGATCCGCGGGTCGACGAGCAGGTGGTGCAGGAGCAGATGCAGATGTCGCCCGATCCGGACGTCGAGGCGGAGCCAGAGCTGGAGCCGGTCACCGAAGGCGCCGATGACCAACCGCCTCCCTCCGATTTCACCCAGGCCAGGCCATGAGGCCGGCATAAAAAACGGGCAATCCTTGCAAGGGATTGCCCGTTTTTTTATGTAGCGCGCGCGAAAATCAGAAATCGTCTTTATCGAACCGACGGGCTTCACGCTGCAATTGATACACGAAGCGTTCGACTTGGCGCTGTACCAGGCCGCTGATATTGTGGAAGCGCACGCCAGCGAAGGTGGTGTTGATCCGCTCTTCGAAATGCAGGTAGCGCAGCTCCACCGGTGCAGTCATGTTGCCGAACGGCAGGGCGGCGATGAAGCGTTCGTAAACCTGGCCCAGTTGCAGCCGCTCGGTGATGTCGCCGTCGAAGCGCAGCTTGCAGCCGGTTGCGGAGATATCCAGCAGTTTGCCGTTGACCGGAGACTTGAGCTTGTCACCACCCAATTCCACGTTCACCAGTTGCGCCAGTTTCAATGCGGCCCGGAAGGCGTTGCGACGCTGGTGGTAAACCACTTCTTCAGGCAAGGCGCCGCGATAGCAGCGGCCGTCGCTCGACTCTTGGATGGTCAGCGGGCCGTTGCCTTCCCACGCAATGCGCACGCCGTCATGGAAACCCTCGACGCGAAACGGCTCGCCGGCTAGCAGGAAACGTTCACCGTCCCGAGGAATCATTTCGTCCAGGGCGATGGTGTTGCTGTCGCGATCGACATCCACCAGGTAGCTCTGGAACCGCTGGCTGCGCTCATGAAAGGTGATGATCAGCGGGTCATGGCTGTCTTGCAGCATCCGCAGGTTGCCGGAGATTTCCAGAGGGGTGGTGAGGACCTTGGGCGGCTGCGGAGCATCATCCGCGTTTGAGGCATTGAACACGGTGGGTCAATCTCCAGGCAAAATACGACTACAAAGAGCCAGCATTTTGCCAGCATGTATCGCGCGTTGATAGTGCGCCGGCATCGTTCGCTTCATGCCTGGCTGAGCGGGCGGTGCTTGACCATTTTTGCGGTCGAGCCGCGAGCGTCATAGAGCGTCGGGATTTCGCCGCCGTTGAGAATGCGCAACTGATTGGCGGTGGCGGCCTGCTGCATCTGGATAGACTGGCCGTTTCGAGCGTTGGCGGCCTGGCATTGGTTGAGCAGGTCGTTGAGCACCGCGCTTTGCGACAACAGCTGATCGCCGATCGGCGATTGGCTGGCCAATTGCTCGAGGCCACTGTTATCGGCGGGCAGGTTGAGGCTGGCGAGAATTTCGCTGCGCTTGCGGCCATGCTGGTCGAGCAAAATGATCAATGCCTGTTTCTGCGCCAGGATATTTTCCAGCAGCGGCATGTCCCGCCCGTGTAATGCCAGGGCTTCGGTCTGCAACAACTCCAGCAATTGTTGCGCTGGAGCGAAGTCGTCGGTGATCAATTGCAGTAAATGAGTGTCGTGCATGGCTGGCCTTGGGTCTTGAGCGTCCAAAAGCCTGGCGCAGGCGGGGGCCTAGCGCTGGGCTTCGAAGTTGAGCAGCTTGCTGGCTACACGGTTGCTGTCGACTTGGTAGCTGCCATCGGCGATTGCTGCTTTCAACGCGGCCACGCGGGCGTTGTCGACGACAGGTTGATCGCGCAGCTTGTCAGTGACCTTCTGCAACTGTTGAGCCTCATTGCTGAGGTGTACCGACTCCCCGTTCTTGACAGTGGCGGCCTGGTCGGCTGGCTTGGATTTGTCGGTTTCGACGGTTTCCTTGCTGGCGCTGGTGCGCGTTGTGCCTGTCACGGGCGAGGAGCTGTTTAAACGATTGAAATCGATGACCATGGTAAAAAACCTCTGGGTATTTGGACGCTTGCCATGTTTTCGGCCATCCCCAAAAAAACTTTAGGCTCATTTTCAAATGAACGAGCGCACGTCTGCGCTTGCCTTGTACAAGGCACAGTCTAGGGAACACCGAGGTCAAGCGCCAGCCTGTCTACCCTCCTTGCGGCCTCTTACATAGCCACTTCTACCTGGCCAGGCGCTATCACCTGGGCCTTGATGACTCGCTGGGAGTTGAGGTTCTTTACCCGAATCTGTTCACGCATGCCGCCGTTGGCCAAGGCCTCGCCGGGCATCCGCACGGCCAGGGTTCCGCTGCGAGCGGTAATGACCACCTGATCGCCCTTGCGAACCACTTCGGCCTGTTCCAGATGCACCTGGGTGATCACTTGGTCGGCGACCATTGGTCGGACAAGTTTCTGACCAATGGCCTCATCTACTGAGGTCAGGAAGCCCTGGCTGATCTGGCTGACGTCGCGTTCACGCAAGACCACGTCCTGCGGCTCGACAATCCCGGCACGCTTGAGCGGACGGGTGGTGGTGACAATTTCCCGATACAGGCGCACTTGAGCAGGCACGAACACGGTCCAGGGCGCTGCGCTGTCGCAACGAACCCTTACCGTGACGCGGCCCAGCGGCCGGGCCGGGCTCTCCAGCGAGGCAGTCAATTCCCTGTCGCACATCGGCATGCGCAGGCGCGGGTCGAGCTGGTTGACTTCGATCTCGTAGCGACCTTCGGTTTGACTGGTTGCCAGGTAGTCTTCTACGGTGAACTCAAGAAAGCCCTGAGTGACGCCGATAAGGAGATCAGGCAAGGTTACCGCAGCAGCACCAAGGGCAGGACCGCCCGACGCGAGCAGGCAGGCAGCCAGCAGTGCACCGAGCCAGTGGCGGCAGTGAGTGGTCAGGCGTCGAGAAAATGTCGTTTGTGCGTTCATGCCGGTTCAATAGCAAGCCCCGTGCCGTTTAGTGATGAATGCGCGACGGATACATTAGCGTGAGTAGGAGTCAGGGCATGGCGGGAGTGATGGATTCGGTAAACCAGCGCACACAGCTGGTCGGTCAGAATCGCCTGGAGCTGTTGTTGTTCCGTCTCGATGGCCAACAGTTGTATGGAATTAACGTGTTCAAGGTCCGCGAAGTGCTGCAATGCCCCAAGCTGACCCTGATGCCCAAATCCAGTCCCGTCGTGTGCGGTGTGGCGAATATCCGGGGAGCGACCATCCCGATTCTCGACCTGGCGATGGCGACCGGTTCCGGCCGGTTGCTCGACCAGAGCAATCCGTTTGTGATCATCACCGAGTACAACACCAAGACCCAGGGGTTCCTGGTGCGGTCGGTGGAGCGCATCGTCAACATGAACTGGGAAGAGATCCATCCACCACCCAAGGGGACCGGCCGCGATCACTACCTGACGGCGGTGACCCGGGTCGATAACCAATTGGTGGAAATCATCGACGTGGAGAAAATCCTCGCCGAAGTGGCGCCGACCCCGGAGACCATCTCCGTTGGCGTGATAGATGCCGAGACCCAGCACAAGGCAGTGTCCTTGCGGGTGCTGACCGTCGACGATTCTTCGGTGGCACGCAAGCAGGTCACGCGTTGTCTGCAAACGGTCGGCGTCGAGGTGATCGCCCTGAATGACGGAAGGCAAGCGCTGGATTACCTGCGCAACCTGGTCGACGAGGGCAAGAAACCGGAAGAGGAGTTCTTGATGATGATCTCCGACATCGAGATGCCGGAGATGGACGGGTATACGCTGACATCGGAGATCCGCAGCGACCCACGCATGCAAAAGCTGCACATCATCTTGCATACTTCGTTGTCCGGGGTGTTCAACCAGGCGATGGTGAAGAAAGTCGGTGCCGACGATTTCCTGGCCAAGTTCCGGCCCGACGACCTGGCTTCCCGGGTCGTCGAACGAATCAAGACAGCAGGCTAAAGGTCGGGCGCGTTGTGCGCCCGGCAAGTCAACACAGTGAAAAGAGGCGGTATCTTGTCTACGGGTAATTTGGATTTCGAACAGTTCCGGGTCTTCCTGGAAAAAGCCTGTGGCATCTTGCTTGGTGAAAACAAGCAGTACCTGGTGTCGAGCCGTCTCAATAAATTGATGGAACAACAGGGCATCAAGTCATTGGGCGAACTGGTCCAGCGTATCCAGGCCCAGCCGCGCAGTGGCTTGCGCGAAATGGTCGTGGACGCCATGACCACCAACGAAACCTTGTGGTTTCGCGACACCTATCCCTTCGAAGTATTGAAGAACAAGGTGTTGCCGGCGGCGATCAAGGCCAGTCCGGGCCAGCGCCTGCGGATCTGGTCGGCGGCCTGTTCGTCGGGGCAGGAGCCTTATTCGCTGTCGATGTCCATCGACGAATTCGAGCGGACCAACATCGGCCAGTTGAAAGGTGGCGTGCAGATCGTCGCCACCGACCTGTCCGGGACCATGCTCAATAACTGCAAGACCGGCGAGTACGACAGCCTGGCCATCGGCCGTGGCCTGTCACCCGATCGCCTGCAGCGTTATTTCGACGCGAAGGGGCCGGGCAAATGGGTGGTCAAGGCGCCGATCAAGAGCCGGGTGGAGTTCCGCTCGTTCAACCTGCTGGACAGCTACGCCAGCCTGGGCAAGTTCGACATCGTGTTCTGCCGCAACGTACTGATCTACTTCTCCGCTGAGGTGAAGAAGGACATCCTGCTGCGTATCCACAGCACCTTGAAGCCGGGTGGC
This genomic interval carries:
- a CDS encoding MFS transporter → MRQIWKPFRALYFASLMMLIGSGLLSTYLALRLAADNVDSLWVGALMAANYFGLVLGGKIGHRLIARVGHIRAYSACAGIVGAAVLGHGLVDWLPAWIVLRMIVGLGMMCQYMVIESWLNEQADAKQRGVVFSGYMIASYLGLVLGQLILVMHPALGLELLMLVALCFALCLVPVALTRRIHPAPLHPAPMEPRFFIKRVPQSLTTVLGSGLIVGSFYGLAPLYASQQGLSTEQVGLFMGSCIFAGLLVQWPLGWLSDRYDRALLIRCFALALVVCALPLAILSKVPLEVLFVAGFCCSLVQFCLYPLAVAFSNDHVEGDRRVSLTAMLLVTYGVGASIGPLVAGVLMKLFGSQMLYGFFALFALVLVWRIRPKAVTNLHQVDDAPLHHVAMPDNMTSSPLVACLDPRVDEQVVQEQMQMSPDPDVEAEPELEPVTEGADDQPPPSDFTQARP
- the flgM gene encoding flagellar biosynthesis anti-sigma factor FlgM; this encodes MVIDFNRLNSSSPVTGTTRTSASKETVETDKSKPADQAATVKNGESVHLSNEAQQLQKVTDKLRDQPVVDNARVAALKAAIADGSYQVDSNRVASKLLNFEAQR
- the cheR gene encoding protein-glutamate O-methyltransferase CheR is translated as MSTGNLDFEQFRVFLEKACGILLGENKQYLVSSRLNKLMEQQGIKSLGELVQRIQAQPRSGLREMVVDAMTTNETLWFRDTYPFEVLKNKVLPAAIKASPGQRLRIWSAACSSGQEPYSLSMSIDEFERTNIGQLKGGVQIVATDLSGTMLNNCKTGEYDSLAIGRGLSPDRLQRYFDAKGPGKWVVKAPIKSRVEFRSFNLLDSYASLGKFDIVFCRNVLIYFSAEVKKDILLRIHSTLKPGGYLFLGASEALNGLPDHYQMVQCSPGIIYQAK
- a CDS encoding flagella synthesis protein FlgN gives rise to the protein MHDTHLLQLITDDFAPAQQLLELLQTEALALHGRDMPLLENILAQKQALIILLDQHGRKRSEILASLNLPADNSGLEQLASQSPIGDQLLSQSAVLNDLLNQCQAANARNGQSIQMQQAATANQLRILNGGEIPTLYDARGSTAKMVKHRPLSQA
- a CDS encoding chemotaxis protein CheV, whose amino-acid sequence is MAGVMDSVNQRTQLVGQNRLELLLFRLDGQQLYGINVFKVREVLQCPKLTLMPKSSPVVCGVANIRGATIPILDLAMATGSGRLLDQSNPFVIITEYNTKTQGFLVRSVERIVNMNWEEIHPPPKGTGRDHYLTAVTRVDNQLVEIIDVEKILAEVAPTPETISVGVIDAETQHKAVSLRVLTVDDSSVARKQVTRCLQTVGVEVIALNDGRQALDYLRNLVDEGKKPEEEFLMMISDIEMPEMDGYTLTSEIRSDPRMQKLHIILHTSLSGVFNQAMVKKVGADDFLAKFRPDDLASRVVERIKTAG
- a CDS encoding flagellar brake protein, translated to MFNASNADDAPQPPKVLTTPLEISGNLRMLQDSHDPLIITFHERSQRFQSYLVDVDRDSNTIALDEMIPRDGERFLLAGEPFRVEGFHDGVRIAWEGNGPLTIQESSDGRCYRGALPEEVVYHQRRNAFRAALKLAQLVNVELGGDKLKSPVNGKLLDISATGCKLRFDGDITERLQLGQVYERFIAALPFGNMTAPVELRYLHFEERINTTFAGVRFHNISGLVQRQVERFVYQLQREARRFDKDDF
- the flgA gene encoding flagellar basal body P-ring formation chaperone FlgA, which translates into the protein MNAQTTFSRRLTTHCRHWLGALLAACLLASGGPALGAAAVTLPDLLIGVTQGFLEFTVEDYLATSQTEGRYEIEVNQLDPRLRMPMCDRELTASLESPARPLGRVTVRVRCDSAAPWTVFVPAQVRLYREIVTTTRPLKRAGIVEPQDVVLRERDVSQISQGFLTSVDEAIGQKLVRPMVADQVITQVHLEQAEVVRKGDQVVITARSGTLAVRMPGEALANGGMREQIRVKNLNSQRVIKAQVIAPGQVEVAM